In Brucella melitensis bv. 1 str. 16M, a genomic segment contains:
- a CDS encoding MFS transporter produces the protein MASTNLHTGNSPRPLNRQDFRTLGLSALGGALEFYDFIIFVFFASVIGHLFFPPDMPDWLVLIQTFGIFAAGYLVRPVGGIVLAHFGDKFGRKRVFAFSVFLMSISTLAMAALPTYATLGVGAPILLIVFRMLQGAAIGGEVPGAWTFVAEHVPANRVGMACGFLCSGLTLGIMIGSLIATAINWIFTPEELSAYAWRIPFFIGGIFGLLAVYLRRWLAETPIFTEMKNSRLLKDKLPLGTVLRNHMHGVVISVLLTWILSAGIVVTTLMTATFLQKLYGYTPLQSLAATSFGTLFLMFGTVSAGAIVDRIGSGRFFAVAGIFFGVATFVFYTYAAVSLPVLFALYAVMGLSVGMVGAAPYVMVRAFPAPVRFSGLSFSYNVSYAVFGGLTPVIVTSLLAVNPMAHAWYLVFIAVLTCGLGLYLMARSDQVEGEIGLTKLSTSDAVPQVQ, from the coding sequence ATGGCATCGACGAACCTCCACACAGGCAACAGTCCCCGTCCGCTTAACCGGCAGGATTTCCGCACGCTCGGCCTTTCGGCTCTTGGCGGTGCGCTGGAGTTTTACGATTTCATCATCTTCGTGTTCTTTGCGAGTGTCATCGGGCACCTTTTCTTTCCGCCCGATATGCCGGACTGGCTGGTGCTGATCCAGACGTTCGGCATTTTTGCGGCGGGTTATCTGGTGCGTCCGGTGGGCGGCATCGTGCTGGCGCATTTCGGCGACAAGTTCGGGCGCAAGCGCGTCTTCGCCTTTTCGGTCTTCCTGATGTCGATCTCGACGCTGGCCATGGCGGCGCTGCCGACCTATGCGACGCTCGGCGTGGGTGCACCGATCCTGCTGATTGTCTTCCGCATGTTGCAGGGGGCAGCCATTGGCGGCGAAGTACCGGGCGCATGGACCTTCGTGGCCGAACATGTTCCGGCCAACCGCGTCGGCATGGCCTGCGGTTTCCTGTGCTCCGGCCTGACGCTCGGCATCATGATCGGCTCGCTGATTGCGACTGCCATCAACTGGATTTTCACGCCCGAAGAACTGTCCGCCTATGCTTGGCGCATTCCCTTCTTCATCGGCGGCATATTCGGCCTGCTTGCGGTTTATCTGCGCCGCTGGCTGGCGGAAACGCCAATCTTCACCGAGATGAAGAACAGCCGCCTGCTGAAAGACAAGCTGCCGCTTGGTACAGTCCTTCGCAACCATATGCATGGCGTTGTCATTTCGGTGCTGCTCACCTGGATTCTATCGGCCGGTATCGTTGTCACCACGCTGATGACGGCGACCTTCTTGCAAAAACTCTACGGATACACGCCGTTGCAATCGCTGGCCGCGACAAGTTTCGGCACATTGTTCCTGATGTTCGGCACGGTGAGCGCGGGTGCCATCGTGGACCGCATCGGCAGTGGCCGCTTCTTTGCCGTTGCCGGCATTTTCTTCGGCGTCGCGACCTTCGTGTTCTACACCTATGCGGCGGTTTCGCTGCCGGTCCTGTTTGCGCTTTATGCGGTGATGGGGCTTTCGGTCGGCATGGTGGGTGCTGCGCCTTATGTGATGGTGCGCGCCTTCCCGGCGCCGGTCCGCTTTTCGGGCCTGTCGTTTTCCTACAATGTTTCCTATGCGGTTTTTGGCGGCTTGACGCCGGTGATCGTCACTTCGCTTCTGGCGGTCAACCCGATGGCACATGCGTGGTATCTGGTGTTCATCGCCGTTCTGACCTGCGGCCTCGGTCTTTACCTGATGGCCCGCAGCGATCAGGTCGAAGGCGAGATCGGCCTGACCAAGCTTTCGACCAGCGACGCCGTTCCGCAGGTACAGTGA
- the mbfA gene encoding iron exporter MbfA — protein sequence MLALAISSEEDDARIYLAYADGLRDEFPQSAKIFEQMAAEEHDHRAALIERHKARFGDRIPLIRREHVSGYYDRKPDWLVRPLGIDKVREAASEMEEQAYRFYVEAAKRVSDADTRKLLGDLAQQEKQHEAKAESLEHTLTPDNVQDEERAAERKQFILTYIQPGLAGLMDGSVSTLAPIFAAAFATQDTWQTFLVGLSASVGAGISMGFTEAVHDDGKLSGRGSPIKRGISCGVMTTLGGLGHSLPYLIKDFWSATSIAVILVFFELWAIAFIQNRYMETPFFRAALQVVFGGALVLAAGILIGSA from the coding sequence ATTCTGGCGCTTGCCATATCCTCCGAGGAGGATGATGCCCGCATCTATCTGGCTTATGCCGATGGCCTGCGCGACGAGTTTCCGCAATCGGCGAAGATTTTCGAGCAGATGGCCGCAGAGGAACACGACCACCGCGCAGCACTGATTGAGCGGCATAAGGCCCGCTTTGGCGACCGGATTCCGCTGATCCGCCGCGAGCATGTCAGTGGCTATTATGATCGCAAGCCGGACTGGCTGGTGCGTCCGCTCGGCATCGACAAGGTGCGTGAGGCCGCCTCCGAGATGGAGGAACAGGCTTATCGTTTCTATGTCGAGGCGGCCAAGCGCGTCAGCGATGCAGACACGCGCAAACTGCTGGGTGACCTTGCCCAGCAGGAAAAACAGCACGAAGCCAAGGCTGAATCGCTGGAACACACGCTGACACCGGATAATGTGCAGGATGAGGAACGCGCCGCCGAGCGCAAGCAATTCATCCTCACCTACATCCAGCCTGGCCTTGCGGGCCTGATGGACGGCTCCGTCTCGACACTCGCACCGATCTTTGCCGCCGCCTTTGCCACGCAGGATACATGGCAGACCTTTCTGGTTGGCCTTTCCGCCTCGGTCGGCGCCGGTATTTCGATGGGCTTTACAGAAGCCGTGCATGACGACGGCAAGCTGTCGGGACGCGGCTCGCCGATCAAGCGCGGCATTTCATGCGGCGTCATGACGACGCTGGGCGGGCTTGGTCACAGCCTGCCCTATCTGATCAAGGATTTCTGGTCTGCGACAAGCATCGCCGTGATCCTTGTCTTCTTCGAGCTCTGGGCCATTGCCTTCATTCAGAACCGCTATATGGAAACGCCCTTCTTCCGCGCCGCACTCCAGGTCGTTTTTGGCGGTGCGCTCGTCCTGGCGGCGGGCATATTGATCGGCAGCGCCTGA
- a CDS encoding DUF6356 family protein — protein sequence MTTRITRLFTAHPQSVDETYFEHMAFAGKFSLKLFGAAFAALIHAILPFLFEKTASTIVRQLYERTHNRGR from the coding sequence ATGACGACACGCATTACCCGCCTGTTTACCGCCCACCCCCAGTCGGTTGACGAGACCTATTTCGAGCATATGGCCTTTGCGGGAAAGTTTTCCCTCAAGCTTTTTGGGGCGGCCTTTGCGGCGCTGATCCATGCAATTTTGCCATTTTTGTTCGAGAAGACGGCAAGCACTATCGTTCGCCAGCTATATGAGCGGACGCATAATAGGGGCCGCTGA
- a CDS encoding Lrp/AsnC family transcriptional regulator, with protein MTASMDDIDRKILAELQNDGTLSVDSLSERVNLSRNACWRRVKRMEDDGVIKGRVALVDAEMVGYGLSVFILVRTSAHDPEWLNKFRAAVARFPEIVGAYRMTGDLDYVLKARISDVRAYDRLYQRLIACVPLSDVSASFVMEEIKDTTAVPLDGR; from the coding sequence ATGACAGCATCTATGGACGATATAGACCGAAAAATCCTGGCTGAGTTGCAAAACGACGGCACTTTGTCGGTTGATTCCCTTTCCGAACGGGTGAATCTTTCGCGCAATGCCTGCTGGCGGCGCGTAAAGCGCATGGAAGACGATGGCGTCATCAAAGGTCGCGTGGCGCTGGTGGATGCGGAAATGGTCGGCTATGGCCTCTCGGTTTTCATTCTGGTGCGCACCTCCGCCCATGATCCCGAATGGCTGAACAAATTCCGCGCTGCCGTGGCTCGCTTCCCGGAAATCGTCGGCGCCTATCGCATGACCGGCGATCTGGACTATGTGCTGAAGGCACGCATTTCCGATGTCAGAGCTTATGACCGGCTCTACCAGCGCCTCATAGCCTGTGTACCGCTATCGGATGTATCGGCCTCTTTCGTGATGGAAGAGATCAAGGACACCACAGCCGTCCCGCTGGATGGGCGTTAG